The proteins below are encoded in one region of Triticum aestivum cultivar Chinese Spring chromosome 1B, IWGSC CS RefSeq v2.1, whole genome shotgun sequence:
- the LOC123106672 gene encoding protein unc-13 homolog isoform X3 — protein MDEENPVELLQRYRRDRHVLLNYILSGNLIKKVVMPPGAISLDDVDIDQVSVDYVLNCAKKGDPLDLGDAIRLYHDSLDYPYVDNTGDVEGFYLLTRPEYSGSAPTREPPPVPAAAPLPVVVPPPVVEQPQIAVPSSVANLPKSLSLDSPTEKELTIDDIEDFEDDEGEFDSRRASRRHQTDANDISLRLPLFETGITDDDLRETAYEILVAAAGASGGLIVPKKEKKKEKRHRLMRKLGRSKSESAESQTHRQPGLVGLLEILRAQLEITESMDIRTRQGLLNAMVGKVGKRMDNLLIPLELLCSISRAEFSDMKAYLRWQKRQLNMLEEGLINYPVVGFGELGRKVNELRNLFRKIEESESLSPSAAEVQRTECLRSLREVATSFSERPARGDLTGEVCHWADGYHLNAALYEKMLGSVFDTLDEGKLTEEVEEILELLKSTWRILGITETIHDTCYAWVLFRQFVFTGEQGLLKVVIEHLRKIPLKEQRGPQERLHLKSLRSSVDADDSCQDFTFFQSFLSPVQKWVDKKLNDYHLHFSEAMSDLLFTTECCNTYAHKGSSMMVDIITVAMLTRRILGEENDKIAHSVEIKADTSHEHVLASLAEETKKLLKIETNIFSPVLSRWHPQAAVLSASLLHKLYGNKLGPFLEHSEHLTEDVVSVFPAADSLEQYIMSVMASVVGDDGLDSLCRQKLVPYEIESKSGTVVLRWVNGQLERVETWVKRAAEQETWDPISPQQRHGGSIVEVYRIIEETADQFFAFKVPMRIGELNSFCRGIDKAFQIYTQLVTQPIVDKEDLVPPVPVLTRYKKELGIKAFVKKEIQEVRPVDERKSSEIVQLTMSKLCVRLNSLYYAISQLGKLEDSISERWAKRQSDKINIRRSMNGKSKGIVSNQKNQFDGSRKEINAAIDRVCECTGLKVIFWDLQQPFIDNMYKNNVLQARLDTIVEVLDLVLAQLCDVIVEQLRDRVVTGLLQASLDGLVRVILDGGPTRVFSPNDAPLLEEDLEILKEFFISGGDGLPRGTVENLVSRVRPVINLIKQETRVLIDDLREVTQGGKSKFGSDSKTLLRVLCHRNDSEASHYVKKHFKIPSSAPPST, from the exons ATGGACGA AGAAAATCCTGTTGAGCTGTTACAACGTTATCGCCGTGATCGCCATGTGTTGCTCAATTACATCCTTTCTGGTAACTTGATCAAGAAAGTTGTAATGCCGCCTGGTGCTATCTCTCTAGATGACGTGGATATTGATCAAGTCAGTGTTGATTATGTCCTCAATTGTGCTAAGAAAG GGGATCCACTTGACCTTGGAGATGCCATCCGGCTTTATCATGACAGCCTTGATTACCCATATGTC GATAACACAGGAGATGTTGAAGGGTTCTATTTACTTACAAGACCTGAATATTCTGGATCAGCACCAACAAGAGAACCACCCCCTGTCCCTGCCGCTGCACCATTACCAGTTGTGGTACCACCACCAGTTGTTGAACAACCACAAATTGCTGTTCCATCATCAGTTGCAAACTTACCAAAATCATTATCATTGGACTCTCCCACCGAGAAGGAATTAACCATAGATGacattgaagactttgaggatGATGAAGGTGAATTCGATAGTCGAAGGGCTTCTAGGAGGCATCAAACTGATGCCAATGATATatccttgcgcttaccattatttgAAACAG GTATCACAGATGATGATCTTCGTGAAACAGCATATGAAATCCTTGTTGCTGCTGCTGGCGCTTCAGG GGGGCTTATAgtcccaaagaaagaaaagaagaaagagaagagaCACAGATTAATGAGGAAACTTGGCCGTAGTAAGAGTGAAAGTGCTGAATCGCAAACTCACCGGCAACCAGGTTTAGTTGGCCTGCTTGAAATCTTGAGAGCCCAACTTGAG ATAACGGAGTCCATGGATATTAGGACTAGGCAGGGACTACTTAATGCTATGGTGGGTAAAGTCGGAAAACGGATGGACAATCTCTTGATACCACTGGAACTACTGTGCTCTATATCTAGAGCTGAATTTTCTGACATGAAGGCATATCTTCGTTGGCAGAAAAGACAG CTGAACATGCTGGAGGAGGGCCTAATAAACTATCCTGTTGTTGGATTTGGAGAGTTAGGTCGAAAAGTCAATGAGCTAAGAAATCTTTTCAGAAAGATTGAAGAATCTGAG TCCCTATCCCCATCTGCTGCGGAGGTTCAACGTACAGAATGCCTACGTTCACTGAGAGAAGTTGCTACATCTTTCTCTGAAAGGCCTGCTCGTGGCGATCTTACCGGTGAGGTTTGTCATTGGGCTGATGGTTACCATCTGAATGCCGCCTTGTATGAAAAAATGCTTGGCAGTGTTTTTGACACCTTAGATGAGGGAAAACTCACAGAG GAGGTGGAAGAAATCCTTGAGCTCCTAAAGTCCACTTGGCGTATACTAGGAATCACAGAGACAATTCATGATACGTGCTATGCATGGGTATTATTCCGACAG TTTGTTTTTACAGGCGAGCAAGGACTCCTGAAAGTTGTGATTGAGCATTTGAGGAAGATACCCTTGAAGGAACAGCGTGGTCCACAAGAACGCTTACACTTGAAAAGTCTACGTAGTTCTGTTGATGCCGATGATAGCTGCCAGGACTTTACGTTTTTCCAGTCTTTCCTGTCTCCAGTTCAGAAATGGGTGGACAAGAAATTGAATGATTATCATCTGCACTTCTCAGAG GCTATGTCTGATTTGTTATTCACCACCGAATGTTGCAACACATATGCGCATAAG GGTTCCAGTATGATGGTTGATATCATAACAGTAGCAATGCTTACTAGGCGAATCCTTGGTGAAGAAAATGACAAG aTTGCACATTCCGTAGAGATtaaagcagacacatcacatgagCATGTTTTAGCATCTCTAGCCGAGGAGACAAAGAAGCTTTTGAAGATAGAGACAAACATTTTTTCCCCAGTTTTGTCAAGATGGCATCCACAGGCAGCAGTTCTTTCTGCTTCCCTTCTCCATAAACTGTATGGAAACAAATTG GGACCTTTTCTTGAGCATTCTGAGCATCTTACGGAGGACGTAGTTTCTGTATTTCCGGCAGCTGATTCTTTGGAGCAGTACATAATGTCAGTGATGGCTTCTGTTGTGGGTGACGATGGTTTGGACAGTCTATGTAGACAAAAGCTAGTTCCTTATGAG ATTGAAAGTAAATCGGGCACGGTTGTTTTACGCTGGGTGAATGGGCAACTGGAGAGAGTTGAAACTTGGGTTAAAAGGGCTGCTGAACAAGAG ACTTGGGATCCTATATCCCCTCAACAACGCCATGGGGGTTCTATTGTTGAAGTCTATAGAATCATAGAAGAG ACTGCAGATCAGTTTTTTGCATTCAAGGTTCCTATGCGAATTGGGGAATTAAATAGCTTCTGTCGTGGCATTGACAAGGCATTTCAAATTTATACACAACTTGTTACTCAACCCATAG TTGACAAAGAAGATTTAGTTCCACCTGTTCCTGTCCTTACCCGATATAAAAAGGAGCTTGGGATCAAAGCTTTCGTAAAAAAGGAAATCCAAGAAGTCAGACCTGTTGATGAGAGAAAATCGAGTGAAATAGTTCAACTTACAATGTCAAAGCTATGTGTGCGGCTTAACAGTCTATAT TATGCTATAAGCCAGCTAGGCAAGTTGGAGGACAGCATAAGTGAGCGGTGGGCTAAAAGGCAAAGTGACAAAATTAACATCA GACGATCAATGAACGGCAAGTCAAAGGGCATAGTCTCCAATCAGAAGAATCAATTTGATGGCAGTAGAAAAGAAATCAATGCTGCTATTGATCGGGTATGTGAATGTACAG GGTTAAAGGTCATATTTTGGGACCTCCAACAGCCATTCATCGACAATATGTACAAAAACAATGTTTTACAAGCTCGATTGGACACTATTGTCGAAGTGCTTGATTTG GTGCTTGCTCAACTCTGTGACGTCATTGTGGAGCAACTGCGAGATCGTGTGGTTACAGGGCTTCTGCAAGCATCCCTG GATGGCTTAGTTCGGGTAATACTAGATGGAGGTCCTACACGCGTCTTCTCTCCAAATGATGCCCCTCTTTTGGAGGAAGATCTTGAAATTCTTAAG GAATTCTTCATATCTGGCGGAGATGGGCTGCCTCGTGGAACTGTTGAGAATTTGGTCTCGCGTGTTCGTCCTGTAATAAATCTGATCAAGCAAGAG ACCCGTGTGCTTATTGATGATCTGCGCGAAGTTACTCAAGGGGGCAAAAGCAAATTCGGAAGCGACTCCAAAACCCTGCTGAGGGTCCTGTGCCACAGAAATGATTCAGAGGCATCACACTATGTAAAGAAGCATTTCAAGATACCCAGTTCAGCTCCCCCGAGCACCTGA
- the LOC123106672 gene encoding protein unc-13 homolog isoform X4 yields MDEENPVELLQRYRRDRHVLLNYILSGNLIKKVVMPPGAISLDDVDIDQVSVDYVLNCAKKGDPLDLGDAIRLYHDSLDYPYVDNTGDVEGFYLLTRPEYSGSAPTREPPPVPAAAPLPVVVPPPVVEQPQIAVPSSVANLPKSLSLDSPTEKELTIDDIEDFEDDEGEFDSRRASRRHQTDANDISLRLPLFETGITDDDLRETAYEILVAAAGASGGLIVPKKEKKKEKRHRLMRKLGRSKSESAESQTHRQPGLVGLLEILRAQLEITESMDIRTRQGLLNAMVGKVGKRMDNLLIPLELLCSISRAEFSDMKAYLRWQKRQLNMLEEGLINYPVVGFGELGRKVNELRNLFRKIEESESLSPSAAEVQRTECLRSLREVATSFSERPARGDLTGEVCHWADGYHLNAALYEKMLGSVFDTLDEGKLTEEVEEILELLKSTWRILGITETIHDTCYAWVLFRQFVFTGEQGLLKVVIEHLRKIPLKEQRGPQERLHLKSLRSSVDADDSCQDFTFFQSFLSPVQKWVDKKLNDYHLHFSEGSSMMVDIITVAMLTRRILGEENDKIAHSVEIKADTSHEHVLASLAEETKKLLKIETNIFSPVLSRWHPQAAVLSASLLHKLYGNKLGPFLEHSEHLTEDVVSVFPAADSLEQYIMSVMASVVGDDGLDSLCRQKLVPYEIESKSGTVVLRWVNGQLERVETWVKRAAEQETWDPISPQQRHGGSIVEVYRIIEETADQFFAFKVPMRIGELNSFCRGIDKAFQIYTQLVTQPIVDKEDLVPPVPVLTRYKKELGIKAFVKKEIQEVRPVDERKSSEIVQLTMSKLCVRLNSLYYAISQLGKLEDSISERWAKRQSDKINIRRSMNGKSKGIVSNQKNQFDGSRKEINAAIDRVCECTGLKVIFWDLQQPFIDNMYKNNVLQARLDTIVEVLDLVLAQLCDVIVEQLRDRVVTGLLQASLDGLVRVILDGGPTRVFSPNDAPLLEEDLEILKEFFISGGDGLPRGTVENLVSRVRPVINLIKQETRVLIDDLREVTQGGKSKFGSDSKTLLRVLCHRNDSEASHYVKKHFKIPSSAPPST; encoded by the exons ATGGACGA AGAAAATCCTGTTGAGCTGTTACAACGTTATCGCCGTGATCGCCATGTGTTGCTCAATTACATCCTTTCTGGTAACTTGATCAAGAAAGTTGTAATGCCGCCTGGTGCTATCTCTCTAGATGACGTGGATATTGATCAAGTCAGTGTTGATTATGTCCTCAATTGTGCTAAGAAAG GGGATCCACTTGACCTTGGAGATGCCATCCGGCTTTATCATGACAGCCTTGATTACCCATATGTC GATAACACAGGAGATGTTGAAGGGTTCTATTTACTTACAAGACCTGAATATTCTGGATCAGCACCAACAAGAGAACCACCCCCTGTCCCTGCCGCTGCACCATTACCAGTTGTGGTACCACCACCAGTTGTTGAACAACCACAAATTGCTGTTCCATCATCAGTTGCAAACTTACCAAAATCATTATCATTGGACTCTCCCACCGAGAAGGAATTAACCATAGATGacattgaagactttgaggatGATGAAGGTGAATTCGATAGTCGAAGGGCTTCTAGGAGGCATCAAACTGATGCCAATGATATatccttgcgcttaccattatttgAAACAG GTATCACAGATGATGATCTTCGTGAAACAGCATATGAAATCCTTGTTGCTGCTGCTGGCGCTTCAGG GGGGCTTATAgtcccaaagaaagaaaagaagaaagagaagagaCACAGATTAATGAGGAAACTTGGCCGTAGTAAGAGTGAAAGTGCTGAATCGCAAACTCACCGGCAACCAGGTTTAGTTGGCCTGCTTGAAATCTTGAGAGCCCAACTTGAG ATAACGGAGTCCATGGATATTAGGACTAGGCAGGGACTACTTAATGCTATGGTGGGTAAAGTCGGAAAACGGATGGACAATCTCTTGATACCACTGGAACTACTGTGCTCTATATCTAGAGCTGAATTTTCTGACATGAAGGCATATCTTCGTTGGCAGAAAAGACAG CTGAACATGCTGGAGGAGGGCCTAATAAACTATCCTGTTGTTGGATTTGGAGAGTTAGGTCGAAAAGTCAATGAGCTAAGAAATCTTTTCAGAAAGATTGAAGAATCTGAG TCCCTATCCCCATCTGCTGCGGAGGTTCAACGTACAGAATGCCTACGTTCACTGAGAGAAGTTGCTACATCTTTCTCTGAAAGGCCTGCTCGTGGCGATCTTACCGGTGAGGTTTGTCATTGGGCTGATGGTTACCATCTGAATGCCGCCTTGTATGAAAAAATGCTTGGCAGTGTTTTTGACACCTTAGATGAGGGAAAACTCACAGAG GAGGTGGAAGAAATCCTTGAGCTCCTAAAGTCCACTTGGCGTATACTAGGAATCACAGAGACAATTCATGATACGTGCTATGCATGGGTATTATTCCGACAG TTTGTTTTTACAGGCGAGCAAGGACTCCTGAAAGTTGTGATTGAGCATTTGAGGAAGATACCCTTGAAGGAACAGCGTGGTCCACAAGAACGCTTACACTTGAAAAGTCTACGTAGTTCTGTTGATGCCGATGATAGCTGCCAGGACTTTACGTTTTTCCAGTCTTTCCTGTCTCCAGTTCAGAAATGGGTGGACAAGAAATTGAATGATTATCATCTGCACTTCTCAGAG GGTTCCAGTATGATGGTTGATATCATAACAGTAGCAATGCTTACTAGGCGAATCCTTGGTGAAGAAAATGACAAG aTTGCACATTCCGTAGAGATtaaagcagacacatcacatgagCATGTTTTAGCATCTCTAGCCGAGGAGACAAAGAAGCTTTTGAAGATAGAGACAAACATTTTTTCCCCAGTTTTGTCAAGATGGCATCCACAGGCAGCAGTTCTTTCTGCTTCCCTTCTCCATAAACTGTATGGAAACAAATTG GGACCTTTTCTTGAGCATTCTGAGCATCTTACGGAGGACGTAGTTTCTGTATTTCCGGCAGCTGATTCTTTGGAGCAGTACATAATGTCAGTGATGGCTTCTGTTGTGGGTGACGATGGTTTGGACAGTCTATGTAGACAAAAGCTAGTTCCTTATGAG ATTGAAAGTAAATCGGGCACGGTTGTTTTACGCTGGGTGAATGGGCAACTGGAGAGAGTTGAAACTTGGGTTAAAAGGGCTGCTGAACAAGAG ACTTGGGATCCTATATCCCCTCAACAACGCCATGGGGGTTCTATTGTTGAAGTCTATAGAATCATAGAAGAG ACTGCAGATCAGTTTTTTGCATTCAAGGTTCCTATGCGAATTGGGGAATTAAATAGCTTCTGTCGTGGCATTGACAAGGCATTTCAAATTTATACACAACTTGTTACTCAACCCATAG TTGACAAAGAAGATTTAGTTCCACCTGTTCCTGTCCTTACCCGATATAAAAAGGAGCTTGGGATCAAAGCTTTCGTAAAAAAGGAAATCCAAGAAGTCAGACCTGTTGATGAGAGAAAATCGAGTGAAATAGTTCAACTTACAATGTCAAAGCTATGTGTGCGGCTTAACAGTCTATAT TATGCTATAAGCCAGCTAGGCAAGTTGGAGGACAGCATAAGTGAGCGGTGGGCTAAAAGGCAAAGTGACAAAATTAACATCA GACGATCAATGAACGGCAAGTCAAAGGGCATAGTCTCCAATCAGAAGAATCAATTTGATGGCAGTAGAAAAGAAATCAATGCTGCTATTGATCGGGTATGTGAATGTACAG GGTTAAAGGTCATATTTTGGGACCTCCAACAGCCATTCATCGACAATATGTACAAAAACAATGTTTTACAAGCTCGATTGGACACTATTGTCGAAGTGCTTGATTTG GTGCTTGCTCAACTCTGTGACGTCATTGTGGAGCAACTGCGAGATCGTGTGGTTACAGGGCTTCTGCAAGCATCCCTG GATGGCTTAGTTCGGGTAATACTAGATGGAGGTCCTACACGCGTCTTCTCTCCAAATGATGCCCCTCTTTTGGAGGAAGATCTTGAAATTCTTAAG GAATTCTTCATATCTGGCGGAGATGGGCTGCCTCGTGGAACTGTTGAGAATTTGGTCTCGCGTGTTCGTCCTGTAATAAATCTGATCAAGCAAGAG ACCCGTGTGCTTATTGATGATCTGCGCGAAGTTACTCAAGGGGGCAAAAGCAAATTCGGAAGCGACTCCAAAACCCTGCTGAGGGTCCTGTGCCACAGAAATGATTCAGAGGCATCACACTATGTAAAGAAGCATTTCAAGATACCCAGTTCAGCTCCCCCGAGCACCTGA